A region from the Neurospora crassa OR74A linkage group V, whole genome shotgun sequence genome encodes:
- a CDS encoding MFS transporter has translation MAQKPSHTPVGEHVVPYRAAKLPSEGGSGHDAHQLEEGHVPMPEEIQYDTARVEKIYRKLDFRIIPAFWVLYFLCSAIRSNIGIAQTMNKNVHHDLVSVLGLTPRDLSTALALFYVAYVLFDLPSNLIMSRLSPRAWMARIVFAVGIIGCCFTAVKAPWSVKFLRFLLGFVIAGMWPGMSYYLTLFYPPSRTGKRIGMYFTAAQLSAAVVGLVSAGFQEMDGLRGLTGFQWMFLVYGLLGIVLGIALLFWLPDRPLAPGEKRVRHKYLRWLPTSPEALTGEDALIHYQDLKRVYHSRPWNMKDLWYVLIDWRMWPLVLMYFGVVGVGIGTQLYGSVIIASINPNFSGITVSLLFAPIWMMDFLAILISTPLADRFHKFRWVFFCAGCVIQIVGLIIVTFALSNDWARYGGLLIIGFGLGPTVPNCMAWTNEIFQKRHGEVGVAAASALVSGLGNLGSITTTYALYTGWPEDAKKGPHQYRKSNYTMIGILAVSIASTILLAVLLRIFGSEPSRRYVANSGSSDGEEIIDGAALRERQMRGFGGVLGRKKN, from the exons ATGGCGCAGAAACCTTCACACACGCCCGTAGGGGAGCACGTTGTCCCTTACCGCGCAGCAAAGCTCCCATCAGAGGGCGGAAGTGGTCATGATGCTCACCAGCTAGAGGAAGGCCATGTTCCTATGCCTGAAGAGATCCAATACGACACCGCCAGAGTCGAGAAGATCTACCG CAAACTCGACTTTCGAATCATCCCCGCCTTCTGGGTCCTTTACTTCCTCTGCTCCGCCATCCGTTCCAACATCGGCATCGCCCAGACCATGAATAAAAATGTCCACCACGACCTCGTCTCCGTTCTCGGCCTGACCCCGAGAGACTTGTCCACGGCCCTCGCCCTCTTCTACGTCGCCTACGTCCTCTTCGACCTGCCCTCCAATCTGATCATGAGCCGTCTTTCTCCCCGCGCCTGGATGGCTAGAATCGTCTTCGCCGTGGGCATCATCGGTTGTTGCTTCACGGCCGTCAAAGCCCCCTGGAGCGTCAAATTCCTCCGCTTCCTGCTCGGCTTCGTAATCGCCGGCATGTGGCCTGGCATGTCCTACTACCTGACGCTCTTCTACCCGCCCAGCCGCACCGGCAAGAGAATCGGCATGTACTTCACCGCGGCGCAGTTGTCCGCGGCCGTGGTCGGCCTGGTGTCGGCCGGGTTCCAGGAGATGGACGGCCTAAGGGGATTGACGGGCTTTCAGTGGATGTTCCTCGTCTATGGGCTGCTGGGCATCGTGTTGGGCATTGCTCTGCTTTTCTGGTTGCCGGACCGGCCTTTGGCTCCGGGCGAGAAGAGGGTCAGACACAAGTATTTGAGGTGGTTGCCGACGAGCCCCGAGGCGTTGACGGGCGAGGACGCCTTGATTCATTATCAGGATCTCAAGAGGGTGTATCACTCCAGGCCTTGGAACATGAAGGATCTGTGGTATGTCTTGATTGACTGGCGTATGTGGCCCTTGGTGCTCATGTACTTTGGAGTCGTGGGTGTTGGTATTGGCACGCAGTTGTATGGGAGCGTCATCATTGCTTCCATCAACCCGAACTTCAGCGGCATCACGGTTAGCTTGTTGTTTGCGCCTATTTGGATG ATGGACTTCCTCGCTATCCTCATCTCTACCCCACTCGCCGACCGCTTCCACAAATTCCGCTGGGTCTTCTTTTGTGCCGGTTGTGTCATCCAGATCGTTGGCCTCATCATTGTTACCTTTGCCCTCTCCAATGACTGGGCCCGTTACGGTGGCCTGCTCATCATCGGCTTTGGTCTCGGTCCGACCGTGCCCAACTGCATGGCCTGGACGAACGAGATCTTCCAGAAGCGACATGGCGAGGTTGGTGTGGCCGCTGCCTCGGCTCTGGTCTCCGGGCTTGGAAACTTGGGCTCCATCACTACCACGTACGCACTGTATACCGGATGGCCTGAAGATGCAAAGAAGGGACCTCATCAGTACCGCAAGAGCAACTACACCATGATTGGCATTCTTGCTGTAAGCATTGCAAGCACTATTCTCCTGGCGGTTCTGCTCAGAATCTTTGGCAGTGAGCCCAGCCGAAGGTATGTGGCGAACAGTGGCAGCTCTGATGGAGAGGAAATCATCGACGGTGCTGCATTGCGCGAGAGGCAGATGCGTGGATTTGGTGGGGTGTtggggagaaagaagaactaA
- a CDS encoding tRNA-guanine transglycosylase, with protein MSSDGHEPTAMTFELLKTAVKDGGARLGRLAFPGRRTVDTPNFFGLTSRGVIPHVTPDNVEKHLLTNGTYMALEDFIERPQQYMTRSPPVYETPSPNNKPLQSFTAMPSSIITVLGSRRLPAVAAPMGNTNQSISVFTSTGFQAITTKQYINAIQTLNPDIAIPLADLTHKTSAPTSKRALRMAERTDDWIKEWFMEMYGRNKEPSKIATFAPVLPISYSIQWEYLERLSEEHQSNPSVLSGLAVYDADLIPDISSSYQNLDTLPRLALTTPSNPHQVLRQLSLGMDIFLLPFLSTASDAGIALSFTFPPPSSESSELLPLGIDMSSPEHAISLQPLTESCTCYACTTHHRAFVQHLLCAREMLGWTLLQIHNHAVLASFFASIREALADGTFEEKARQFALRYEPEIPQGLGERPRARGYHFKSEGPGEQKRNRPAWSKFEDEKKIEDKVADLSIADEQNGTSGLGSGVDSVAETPLVPDENADAKDLEEMGFAEKAENK; from the exons ATGTCGAGTGATGGACATGAACCAACAGCCATGACCTTTGAACTGCTCAAGACCGCCGTTAAGGATGGCGGTGCTAGACTCGGTCGTTTGGCCTTTCCAGGTCGTCGGACTGTTGACACTCCCAACTTCTTCGGCCTTACTTCGAGAGGTGTCATCCCTCACGTAACCCCCGACAATGTTGAGAAACACCTGCTCACCAATGGCACATATATGGCCTTGGAGGACT TTATCGAGCGCCCGCAGCAATACATGACCCGTTCCCCTCCTGTCTATGAGACTCCCTcacccaacaacaagcctCTTCAGAGCTTCACAGCCAtgccctcctccatcatcaccgttCTCGGTTCTCGAAGGCTTCCCGCAGTCGCCGCCCCCATGGGCAACACCAACCAGTCCATCTCCGTCTTCACCTCCACCGGCTTCcaagccatcaccacaaaGCAGTACATCAACGCCATCCAGACCCTCAACCCCGACATTGCCATTCCTCTCGCCGACCTCACCCACAAGACTAGCGCGCCCACCTCCAAGCGCGCCCTCCGCATGGCCGAGCGCACCGACGATTGGATCAAGGAGTGGTTCATGGAGATGTACGGCCGAAACAAGGAGCCCTCCAAAATCGCAACCTTCGCCCCCGTCCTTCCCATCAGCTACTCCATCCAATGGGAGTATCTCGAGCGTCTCTCCGAAGAGCACCAGTCCAACCCTTCCGTTCTCTCCGGCCTAGCCGTTTACGATGCCGACTTGATCCCCgacatctcctcctcctatcaGAATCTCGACACTCTGCCCCGCTTGGCTCTCACCACGCCCTCGAACCCCCACCAAGTCCTCCGCCAGCTTTCCTTGGGAATGgacatcttcctccttcccttcctctcgaCCGCCTCCGACGCCGGCATCGCTTTGTCGTTTACCTTCCCCCCACCTTCCTCCGAGTCTTCAGAACTTTTGCCCTTGGGCATCGACATGTCCTCCCCCGAGCACGCCATCTCCCTTCAGCCCCTGACCGAATCCTGCACCTGCTACGCCTGCACCACACACCACCGTGCTTTTGTGCAGCACTTGCTTTGCGCCAGAGAAATGCTGGGTTGGACGCTGTTGCAGATTCACAACCACGCCGTGCTGGCTTCCTTCTTTGCTTCCATCCGCGAGGCGCTGGCCGATGGTACCTTTGAGGAGAAGGCGAGGCAGTTTGCGTTGAGGTACGAACCTGAGATTCCTCAGGGTTTGGGAGAGAGGCCGAGGGCGAGGGGGTATCACTTTAAGAGCGAGGGACCGGGTGAGCAGAAGAGGAATAGACCTGCTTGGAGCAAGTTtgaggatgagaagaagattgAGGACAAGGTTGCGGATCTTAGTATAGCGGATGAGCAGAACGGTACTTCGGGTTTGGGATCGGGTGTGGATTCGGTGGCCGAGACGCCGTTGGTGCCGGATGAGAATGCTGATGCGAAGGATTTGGAGGAGATGGGGTTTGCAGAGAAGGCGGAAAACAAATGA
- a CDS encoding tetratricopeptide repeat domain-containing protein produces the protein MAPSLLFNPAKLPPSEALQLAQQAPVVLQGSSSETVDQWATYENLLLACLRTGDDEAAAKCMDQLEARFGPDNERVMALRGLLSEAQAENNGELEAVLKQYDAILEGNSTNLPITKRRIALLRSMGRVSDAATALVQLLDFSPTDAEAWSELSDLYFTQGLYSQAIYALEEVLLLSPNAWNIHARLGEVQYMAATTSGSGGGSQQKYLAEALKRFARSIELCDDYLRGYYGLKLVTTRLLKEQAKQAKQTDDGEFTLPDPKTIERLDELATAKLSEIVRHSTLKDRGWRGYDEREVAAARELLSQNGIER, from the exons ATGGCGCCCTCCCTGCTCTTCAACCCGGCCAAGCTCCCTCCTTCGGAAGCTCTCCAACTCGCACAGCAAGCTCCCGTTGTCTTGCAAGGATCGTCATCAGAGACGGTGGACCAATGGGCAACATACGAGAATCTGCTGCTAGCGTGCCTCCGAACCGGCGATGATGAAGCGGCCGCAAAATGTATGGATCAGCTGGAGGCACGGTTTGGCCCCGACAATGAGAGAGTCATGGCTTTGAGGGGCTTGTTGTCCGAGGCCCAGGCCGAGAACAACGGAGAGCTGGAAGCGGTGCTCAAGCAGTACGATGCCATTCTGGAAGGAAACAGCACCAATCTC CCTATCACAAAGCGCCGGATCGCCCTCCTACGATCCATGGGTCGCGTCTCGGATGCCGCAACGGCTCTTGTACAACTCCTCGACTTCTCCCCAACCGATGCCGAGGCCTGGTCTGAGCTGTCGGATCTCTACTTCACACAAGGGCTATACTCTCAGGCCATCTACGCCCTGGAAGAGGTCCTCCTTCTGTCGCCCAATGCCTGGAAC ATACATGCACGACTGGGAGAGGTGCAGTACATGGCTGCCACGACTTCGGGAAGTGGCGGTGGATCGCAGCAAAAGTACTTGGCCGAGGCGCTCAAGCGGTTTGCTCGGAGCATTGAACTGTGCGACGACTATCTCCGTGGCTACTATGGGCTGAAGCTA GTCACCACGAGGCTTCTCAAGGAACAGGCCAAACAGGCCAAGCAGACTGACGATGGCGAGTTCACTCTGCCTGATCCCAAGACAATTGAGCGTCTCGATGAGCTTGCGACCGCCAAGCTATCGGAAATCGTTCGTCATAGCACTCTGAAGGACAGAGGCTGGCGCGGCTATGACGAACGTGAGGTTGCAGCTGCCCGTGAACTGCTCTCACAAAATGGAATTGAGAGGTGA
- a CDS encoding LCCL domain-containing protein gives MVGTQDGATSPKSAHQAHQVPQVQDLESLSSSSGSDNSASSSNSSSGTGTPNVANSATILIATDHPDAPLPEITLVEALEADSSPPTPRFIQDAGSWKRWKWVPYPVRRSIVAVIRWAHGPATPQRFRIKPLFPNVQYAPILLLEKKFPRLRHRLWLLFFWIAIWIITFALVMRKELDVDEIPGWGRPVSIGCGAAYWNMDNGCGLNGMQCRPFTDSGFAFKCPANCASYQALNPRAVGDQEVVYRPLVVGGPPATGPDITPVYRGDSYLCGSAVHAGVVSNAHGGCGVVRLIGTQRNFSSSYRNGIESIPFDSYFPLSFTFEEGVQCSAKDMRWALLAISVVFSSVLSVLITSPTLFFFPVFTGIYWTVGLATDPANITDVPSLISRELGSFLPAILAAWVMYDHMGIRRSLTGLTAQFEKTVLWLGGCWVGALTNYTFDFIPIQRLTPHDLQQQPGARAALAIIIVVLTIITASQVWFFRQEGRLVRYLKFYTLVGAGLILCVILPDLKLRIHHYILALLLLPGTSMQTRPSLLYQGLLVGFFINGIARWGWDPVLQTAYALQGDAQLGSPLPALAAPVISLGTNISSITFTWGKPPGRIYDGISVLVNDVERFRTYFSDDEFDKNAPSDFTWTREGEEVGRDNEYFRFAWMQGYKSEDYTKAGVWTREGEWIAMAPGPSRVKKRGFTEEEKEEDGRKRLA, from the coding sequence ATGGTGGGAACCCAAGACGGGGCGACGTCCCCCAAATCAGCCCACCAAGCACATCAGGTACCCCAGGTTCAAGATCTCGAGAgcctctcttcctcgtccggTTCAGACAACAGCGCCAGCAGTAGCAATTCCAGCAGCGGCACCGGCACTCCGAACGTTGCCAACAGCGCAACGATACTCATTGCGACCGATCATCCCGACGCACCACTTCCCGAAATAACCCTCGTCGAAGCCCTCGAGGCCGACAGCTCCCCGCCTACTCCCCGATTCATCCAGGACGCCGGCTCatggaagaggtggaaatGGGTACCATATCCCGTCCGGCGCTCCATTGTCGCCGTTATTCGATGGGCCCACGGCCCCGCCACTCCTCAGCGGTTCCGCATCAAGCCACTGTTTCCCAACGTCCAGTACGCGCCTATCCTGCTCCTGGAGAAGAAGTTCCCACGGTTGAGGCATAGGCTGTGGCTGCTGTTCTTCTGGATCGCCATATGGATAATCACCTTCGCCTTGGTCATGCGCAAAGAGCTGGATGTGGACGAGATTCCCGGATGGGGCAGACCCGTTTCGATTGGCTGTGGCGCGGCTTACTGGAACATGGACAATGGTTGCGGACTAAATGGCATGCAATGTCGGCCCTTCACCGATTCGGGCTTTGCCTTCAAGTGTCCTGCCAACTGTGCAAGTTACCAGGCCTTGAACCCGCGCGCTGTGGGTGACCAGGAGGTTGTATACAGGCCTCTGGTTGTTGGTGGCCCGCCAGCAACAGGGCCCGATATCACTCCAGTCTACCGCGGTGACTCCTACCTCTGCGGCTCTGCCGTCCATGCCGGCGTTGTGTCAAACGCGCACGGCGGCTGTGGTGTCGTGCGCTTGATCGGGACGCAGAGGAATTTCAGCAGCTCCTACCGAAACGGAATCGAGAGCATCCCCTTCGATTCCTACTTCCCGCTGTCTTTTACCTTTGAGGAGGGCGTCCAATGCTCAGCTAAGGACATGCGCTGGGCGCTCCTCGCCATCTCCGTGGTCTTTTCCAGCGTACTTTCGGTGTTGATCACTTCCcccaccctcttcttcttccccgttTTCACAGGCATCTACTGGACCGTTGGCCTGGCTACTGACCCGGCCAACATCACCGATGTCCCTTCCCTCATCTCGCGCGAGCTCGGCTCCTTCCTCCCGgccatcctcgccgcctGGGTCATGTACGACCACATGGGCATCCGCCGCTCCCTAACCGGCCTGACGGCACAGTTCGAGAAAACCGTCCTCTGGCTCGGCGGCTGCTGGGTCGGCGCTCTGACGAATTACACCTTCGATTTCATCCCCATCCAGCGTCTCACACCTCACGATCTGCAACAACAGCCCGGTGCGCGGGCCGCcctcgccatcatcatcgttgTCTTGACCATCATCACGGCCTCGCAGGTCTGGTTCTTCCGGCAGGAAGGTCGACTCGTCCGCTACCTCAAGTTCTACACCCTCGTCGGCGCCGGTCTGATCCTCTGTGTAATCCTGCCGGACCTCAAGTTGCGCATCCACCATTACATCCTCGCTCTTCTCTTACTTCCCGGAACAAGCATGCAAACCCGTCCGTCGCTGCTCTACCAAGGCTTGCTAGTCGGGTTTTTCATCAACGGCATCGCCCGCTGGGGGTGGGATCCCGTCTTGCAAACGGCTTATGCGCTGCAGGGAGACGCCCAGCTGGGATCTCCCCTACCAGCCCTCGCCGCGCCCGTGATCTCACTGGGGACGAATATTTCCAGCATCACTTTCACGTGGGGCAAGCCGCCGGGGAGGATCTACGATGGGATTAGTGTGCTGGTGAACGATGTAGAACGGTTCAGGACGTATTTTAGCGATGATGAGTTCGACAAGAATGCGCCCTCTGACTTTACGTGGAcgagggaaggagaggaagtggGGAGAGATAATGAGTACTTTAGGTTTGCGTGGATGCAGGGGTACAAGAGCGAGGACTATACCAAGGCGGGGGTGTGGACGAGGGAGGGGGAGTGGATTGCGATGGCTCCGGGGCCGTCGagggtgaagaagaggggttttacggaagaggagaaggaggaggatgggaggaagaggttagCTTGA
- a CDS encoding 1-aminocyclopropane-1-carboxylate deaminase: protein MADLLLPEPFASIPREPLTFGPSPIQPLPRISQALGGKVNVFAKREDLNSGLAFGGNKTRKLEYLVPDAISRGCDTLVSIGGIQSNHTRQVAAAASKLGLHAALVQEHWVPDWTDPGYDKVGNIQLSRLMGADVRLEPLAGFGIEHKQTLAKLKDDLEKEGRKPYYIPAGASDHPLGGLGFARWAFEVVAQEEELGIHFDTVVVCAVTGSTMAGMVAGFKLVEMLERHSERLGKVNKRRVIGIDASAKVEQTRAQVLRIAKQTAAKIGLKEEDITESDIVLDDRYHAGVYGVPDEKTIEAIKFGARTEAFITDPVYEGKSLAGMMDMIKNGEIEAGSNVLYAHLGGQLALNAYSALGLE, encoded by the exons ATGGCCGACTTACTACTCCCCGAACCGTTCGCCAGCATCCCTCGGGAGCCGCTAACCTTTGGACCTTCTCCGATCCAGCCTCTCCCCCGCATCTCCCAAGCCCTCGGTGGAAAGGTCAACGTCTTTGCTAAACGCGAGGACCTCAACTCCGGTCTTGCCTTTGGAGGCAACAAGACCAGAAAGCTAGA ATACCTCGTCCCCGACGCCATCTCCCGAGGCTGCGACACCCTCGTCTCCATCGGGGGCATCCAATCCAACCACACGCGCCaagtcgccgccgccgcctccaagCTCGGCCTGCACGCCGCTCTCGTCCAAGAACACTGGGTCCCCGACTGGACCGATCCCGGCTACGACAAAGTCGGCAACATCCAGCTCTCCCGGCTGATGGGGGCCGACGTCCGTCTTGAACCGCTAGCCGGGTTCGGGATCGAGCACAAGCAGACGCTGGCGAAACTCAAAGATGatctggagaaggaggggagaaAGCCGTATTATATCCCGGCTGGGGCGTCGGATCACCCTCTTGGAGGGCTGGGGTTCGCGAGGTGGGCGTTTGAGGTGGTGgcgcaggaggaggagttggggATTCATTTCGACACGGTGGTGGTCTGTGCGGTGACAGGGTCGACGATGGCGGGCATGGTGGCCGGGTTTAAGTTGGTTGAGATGTTGGAACGCCACTCGGAAAGGCTGGGCAAGGTGAATAAGAGGAGGGTGATTGGGATTGATGCGTCCGCCAAGGTTGAGCAGACGAGAGCGCAGGTGCTGAGGATTGCGAAACAGACAGCGGCCAAGATtgggttgaaggaggaggatatcaCGGAGTCGGATATCGTGCTGGATGATCGGTACCATGCGGGGGTTTATGGCGTGCCGGACGAGAAAACGATTGAGGCTATCAAGTTTGGGGCGCGGACGGAGGCGTTCATTACCGATCCCGTGTATGAGGGCAAAAGTCTGGCGGGCATGATGGACATGATTAAGAATGGGGAGATTGAGGCGGGAAGCAATGTGCTGTATGCGCACCTTGGAGGGCAATTGGCACTGAATGCGTACTCCGCTTTGGGGTTGGAATAA
- a CDS encoding AP-3 complex subunit delta → MFEKSLYDLIRGLRNHKGNEKEYIQNCLKECRSEIKSQDMDVKATALLKIIYLEMNGHDMSWASFHVLEVMSSPKYHQKRVGYLGAVQSFKTDTEVLMLATNLLKKDLSASSPIVISLPIAALPHIITPSLALSVLADLLPRLSHSHSAIRKKTIVTLYRLALVYPETLRAAWPKIKERLMDKHEDPSVTAAIVNVVCELGWRRPQDFLPLAPRLFELLVDGGNNWMAIKLIKLFATLTPLEPRLVRKLLPPLTDLIRTTPAMSLLYECINGIIQGGILGDSEDDGREEIASLCVSKLRGMITFNGDANLKYVALLAFNRIVVTHPFLVAQQEDVIMECIDSEDITIRIKALDLVQGMVSSDNLVSIVSRLMRQLKTSTNPNNDQLDDLSTDSSEEMGAERRSRKRDEAPPLPEDYTIDVIGRILKMCSQNNYSSVVDFDWYIDVLTQLIRIAPASRKELDSDGMALGPKSTTADISESIGNELRNVAVKVKAVRAAAVRAAELIIAKLSMETTSHQVISGSLKPVAWIAGEYANLLSNPSDTLNHLLQLIPRIRPSEVLATCLQASMKLFALIAGNDQTYWTAERKSMVSLLMARVIHTYEPLVLHPSLEVQERAVEFTELLKLTAEAASAQASSTDELEQDPPLLLTQAIPSLFQGWELNSVAVGAQLNVPMPEGLDLDEPIHPNLSSLLAQADSLMLPIQEDDEFSAYYNEKAAPTSISSEPAINRLRDAPETTSGSYQQATEDSYLDADIIARRKAERAERNRDDPFYIGDLGSPSRSQGTSTPIHNILQNENGPDLDIDSIPIMKLDLGAISSSGVGGAPGTPQRSKAPKSRPQIVVAADETLVGSRPSTPRTGSQHDSDADPSSASAKSRAARKLKQSLLQVDSSHLRNLSLEASHSEDSGGGALPHEKLAETDAEMAKAMKEVQRLRLEMQRANERIHVAQGVPTEGVVVKSKKKKEGKKAKSKSKSEEDGAGAGEDEKEKKVVKKKKKKAETEVAEGGGEGAPVGGEGEGEAVITVKKKEKEKVKKKKPKRIIQLGDEDAGGTGAGAEAGEP, encoded by the exons AT GTTCGAAAAGTCGCTGTACGACCTCATCCGAGGTCTGCGTAACCACAAGGGAAACGAAAAGGAGTACATCCAGAACTGTCTGAAAGAATGTCGTTCCGAGATCAAAAGCCAAGACATGG ATGTCAAGGCCACGGCCCTCCTCAAGATCATCTACCTCGAGATGAACGGCCATGACATGTCGTGGGCTTCCTTCCATGTCCTCGAGGTCATGTCCTCGCCAAAATACCACCAGAAGCGCGTTGGATATCTCGGCGCCGTCCAGAGCTTCAAGACCGATACCGAAGTGCTCATGCTAGCCACCAACCTCCTCAAGAAGGACCtctcggcctcctccccGATCGTCATCTCACTCCCCATTGCTGCGCTGCCGCATATCATCACGCCCTCCCTTGCCCTTTCTGTACTAGCAGACCTACTGCCGCGTCTCAGTCACTCGCATTCGGCTATCAGGAAGAAGACCATTGTTACACTATACAGACTAGCCCTGGTATACCCAGAGACCCTCCGAGCAGCATGGCCAAAAATTAAGGAGCGACTTATGGACAAGCACGAGGATCCGAGCGTGACAGCAGCCATTGTGAACGTGGTGTGTGAACTCGGCTGGCGGAGACCCCAGGATTTCTTGCCCCTGGCTCCGCGCCTGTTCGAGCTCTTGGTAGATGGGGGTAACAACTGGATGGCGATAAAGTTGATCAAACTG TTTGCAACCCTCACCCCTCTAGAGCCGCGTCTCGTTCGCAAGCTTCTGCCGCCCCTGACCGATCTGATCCGAACAACGCCAGCAATGTCCCTGTTATACGAATGTATCAACGGCATCATACAAGGAGGAATCCTTGGAGACTCTGAAGATGATGGCAGGGAAGAGATTGCTAGTCTGTGTGTTTCAAAGCTTCGAGGCATGATTACTTTCAACGGTGATGCCAACT TGAAATATGTGGCTCTGTTAGCCTTCAACAGAATCGTGGTCACGCACCCGTTCCTTGTTGCCCAACAAGAGGACGTGATCATGGAGTGCATCGACAGCGAAGACATAACCATCAGGATCAAGGCTCTAGACCTGGTACAAGGGATGGTCAGCAGCGATAACCTGGTATCCATTGTCAGCCGGCTTATGAGGCAGCTGAAAACGTCCACAAACCCGAACAATGATCAGTTGGATGATCTGTCAACCGACTCGAGTGAAGAGATGGGCGCTGAACGACGGTCCCGGAAACGAGATGAGGCGCCTCCTCTCCCCGAAGACTATACGATTGACGTTATTGGCAGGATCCTCAAGATGTGCTCGCAAAACAACTACTCCAGTGTGGTCGACTTTGACTGGTACATCGACGTACTTACACAACTTATCCGGATTGCTCCGGCGTCTCGTAAGGAGCTTGACTCGGACGGCATGGCACTGGGGCCGAAATCTACCACGGCCGATATTTCGGAGAGTATTGGTAATGAGCTCAGAAACGTGGCCGTTAAGGTGAAAGCAGTGAGAGCTGCCGCTGTCCGGGCTGCCGAGCTTATTATTGCAAAGCTATCGATGGAGACCACGTCACACCAAGTGATATCAGGTTCACTGAAGCCTGTTGCCTGGATCGCCGGAGAATACGCAAATCTGCTCTCAAATCCAAGCGACACACTCAATCACCTGTTACAGTTAATACCGCGTATCAGACCCTCCGAGGTTCTCGCAACCTGCCTGCAGGCCTCCATGAAGCTGTTCGCGCTGATTGCTGGTAACGACCAAACATACTGGACAGCAGAACGAAAGTCCATGGTATCTCTGCTCATGGCGCGAGTCATCCATACATACGAGCCCCTAGTGCTTCATCCATCTCTTGAAGTCCAGGAACGCGCGGTTGAGTTTACTGAGCTCTTGAAGCTCACCGCCGAGGCAGCATCGGCACAGGCGTCATCAACGGACGAACTCGAACAAGACCCGCCCCTCCTTCTCACACAGGCGATACCCTCTCTCTTCCAGGGTTGGGAGCTGAACTCCGTCGCAGTTGGCGCTCAGCTGAATGTTCCGATGCCAGAGGGCCTAGACCTGGACGAGCCTATTCATCCCAACCTCAGCAGCCTGCTGGCGCAAGCGGACTCATTGATGCTTCCCATCCAGGAAGACGACGAATTCTCAGCTTACTACAACGAAAAGGCAGCACCAACCAGCATCTCCAGCGAGCCAGCAATAAACAGACTACGGGACGCTCCCGAGACGACATCGGGCTCCTACCAGCAAGCGACAGAGGATAGCTACCTTGACGCAGACATCATCGCCCGTCGCAAGGCCGAACGAGCAGAGCGCAACCGTGACGACCCTTTCTACATCGGCGACCTAGGCAGTCCCTCTCGCTCACAAGGCACTTCCACCCCAATACACAACATTCTGCAGAACGAAAACGGCCCCGACCTCGACATCGACTCCATTCCCATTATGAAGCTCGACCTTGGCGCCATCAGCTCCTCCGGCGTCGGCGGCGCCCCCGGAACACCCCAGCGATCCAAGGCACCCAAATCACGCCCACAAATCGTCGTCGCCGCAGACGAAACACTCGTCGGCAGCCGTCCGTCCACCCCGCGGACGGGAAGCCAGCATGACTCGGACGCGGATCCGTCTAGCGCGAGCGCCAAGTCCCGCGCAGCACGGAAGCTCAAGCAGTCCCTTTTGCAGGTGGATTCCAGCCACTTGCGCAACCTCAGCCTCGAAGCCAGCCATTCTGAGGATTCTGGTGGCGGTGCTCTCCCGCACGAAAAGCTCGCGGAGACAGACGCGGAAATGGCAAAGGCCATGAAGGAAGTCCAGCGGTTGAGGCTGGAGATGCAGAGGGCTAATGAGAGGATACACGTCGCTCAAGGGGTGCCGACagagggggtggtggtgaagagcaagaagaagaaggaggggaagaaggccaagtccaagtcgaaatcggaagaagatggtgcTGGGGCTGGTGAagatgagaaggagaagaaggtggtgaagaagaagaaaaagaaggcggAGACGGAGGTggcagagggaggaggggaaggagcaCCGGTgggtggagagggagagggagaggcggTGATTACtgtaaaaaagaaggagaaagaaaaggtcaagaagaagaagccaaagAGGATTATACagcttggtgatgaggatgctGGTGGgactggagctggagctgaaGCTGGTGAGCCATAG